The Clupea harengus chromosome 5, Ch_v2.0.2, whole genome shotgun sequence genomic sequence TTTGGTGCTCAACCCACTTTTGGTGCTCAACCCACCATGTCATGTGGCCTCTTTTGTTACAGTTTAAACACAATtctcaggggagggggggggggaagtgtaGAGTGGCCGATACTGAACTGATATCAGAGCAGGATGTCAGCATGTCTAGCATTCTGGGTGTTTATTCAACAATAGTTTTGTCATGAGGATGTTCCCTGCTCTGAATCTGCTCCTTCTGAGTCTCAGCTATGGGGCAACGCTGAAGATATGTTCCTTCAATGTACAGTCCTTTGGAGGAAGCAAAATATCCAAGCCTGAAGTAATGGATGTCATTATACAGGTAGTGTAGCGTCAATTTTTTCAtgctgtatttctgtttgtaatTGTTTTCATGGCTGTGTGCACTGTAGAAGGACTTGGCATGctgcttttatatatatatgctttttAAAATCTTCATCATGATAGTCATAATTTCTATATTTTGCTCAATGTTTGCATTTTTTTGGGTTTATTCAATGTTTAATTATCTGTAACATGTACACAGCTATTACCATTATATTAACACACTTATGGGGTATCATGATGATTGAGGAAGATGCAGAAACTACAAGCATCTGTGTAAATGTGAACTTAAAATAGACTACACCATCAAGATCAGGGTTTCTATTCTGATCATATGCGAGAGATTCACTTCCTACTATCTACCCTGGGAAAACAGCTGATTAgacaagctgacacacacacacacacacacacacacacacacacacacacagacacacagacacagacacacacacatacacacacacacacacacacacacacacacacacacacacacaaatcttgtAGTTGAGCTGAAAATAAATgcctatattatatatatatacatattaagAGTTGATAGTCAATGAATCCTAAGGTGTAGAATTGATCAGAGGGTTGTAAAGGGAACATTTAAGCGCTCTTTAATAGAGACAAACTGGACATTCCTGAGGGTTCTGAAGTGACAAAGGgatttgtcatgtttgtgtgatttCTTGTCTGGGAAGCTGATAACATACTGAAGCACACTCTGCTTTCGCAGTGTATTGCCCGCTGTGACATCATGCTCATTATGGAAATCAAAGATGGCCGAGAGTTAGCCTTCCCTCAGCTTATGACCGAGCTCAACAGGTATTCACTGTAACTGGGGTATCTGTCAATGAATATCCTCACCACAAAATGAATAAACTGGTGGACTGACCTTTCCCCCTGTCTTGTACTACAGCAGGTACAGCTCCAGGAGGAATGAGTACGACTTTGTCATCAGTGATAGGTTGGGTAGAAAATCCTACAAGGAACAATATGCTTTTATTTACAGGTACTTTCTACCACAGTTTTTCTTTATATACAACTGGAAAACGCATTTCACAAATTTACTACACTGCTCCGATTTTTCAGGAAGAGGCTGGTATCTGTAAAGGATGTATACCAGTACCCTGATTCACAGTGTGGAGATGAAGATGTGTTTGCCCGAGAACCGTTCACCGTATGGTTTTCCTCACCAAGGACTGGTAAATGATTAGAAAAATTAAACCATCAATTCTGTGTTTGAGTAAATTTAAGGTAGTAAGACAGTGTTTGACCATTCGTGGCAATGTGTGGGGTGGATCTTGACAGAGAAAACAGCAGTAttattgtatattatatataatatttattgtatatttcagAGGTGAAGGACTTCGTCATCATTCCCATCCACACCGCGCCTGAGGATGCAGTTCGGGAGATTGATGAGCTCTTTGATGTGTTCAAAGACGTCCAGCAGCGATGGACATCAGAGGTACAACCAAGGAGAGCACTGATGTCAACCTTTGTTATTCCCTGATGTTGAAATGTCTGATTAGTGTTTTTAGTGTTGTAAGTACTACCTTATACATTACATCGAAAGCTCCTGGGGACAATTAACTGTTGTGAGCAAACACGCAGGGTTGGAAGTGAAAAATAGTGGTggtctgataggtgaaaattcaccctagttacctcaggactccggagctgcatataagtatatttattagacaaacaacaacaattgcaatcgggctcacccccagcacaaggctgaaagtgaagcaatgacaaacacatcgcacaaggtttatatagacagaagttgagcgttcagcagagataaccacgtggtggatttctgacatccgaggcaaggatggaagttttgcaaggtcggaagaagcagtttgacccttcttatcaccgctggtctaaacatgctcttgtacatatgtagactaagtggcacctaatattctaagttacacacacgcagaaacacagaaaagccatgttcctgcttacataagtacatgattcatataaggtaattaataatacaaggcacttgattattatattcttaagtcattaacagtgtttggaaatgatctccatcatgGTGTCTTTCTGTAGTAGCTCTGTCTCCATGCCAGTGTGTTGATATTGGGTTTGTACTGAGCCCCACAGGTTGTGGTCACTTGAGACCTGTTCAAAGAAGTGAAATTGATCCGCCGTGCTGAAACCCAAATGCTCCTATTTCACCTGTGCTGTGGGTTCAGGTGGCCTGTGGTCTTCCCTAAGGTCACTGCTTCTGGTTTCCACTTTCTCAAGTCTCACATCTCCTTTCCACAGAACTTTATCATAATGGGGGATTTCAATGCTGCGTGTGGCTACGTTCCCAAGAGAGAGTGGAGCAACATACGCCTGCGCTCCGATAGCTGCTTCCTGTGGCTAACTGGTGACGGTCTTGACACCACTGTGAAGCAGTCCACCAATTGTGCCTATGACCGGTGAGGCGTGGAGATAATAGAAAAGAATGACTGAAAACCAATTACCAACTGCGTTTTGTAAATAATACTGCTAAATCAGACCCAACAAGGAAGTACCATTCTACTTATCAGTACATAATTTGCTGTCTAGAATTGTATGTGTCACATTGGCTCATCGTGTCTTTTTTACTGTGGGTACACTTCCACTTTACTGAAATGATGAATGCAAGGGTGTGAAGGTTCATTGGAGCTCCCTATGGCTGACTGAGATGGTGTGTATCGATCAAACTCATTTGTAGGCTGTAGGGAGTGGTGTGGCGTCATCTGTAAACTACATAAATGAGCTCTCTTTTCTTAATACATGAGTAGTGAACTTGAGTCCACCACCCTGTGGTTGTCATAGTGATCTGGCAGTCTGTGACTCTTTCCCCCACCTGTCTGCAGAGTGGTGCTCCACGGTGAGAGAATGATCCAGGCGATCAAGCCAAGCTCTGTGGAGGTGTTCGACTTCAAAACAGAGTATGGGCTCACAGAGCAGGAGGTTGGTGTTTTTTATTAAGCTATAGACTCACAGTTGGGAAATACAAAAGAAGTTAACCAtgttaatttgcatttgatgcaaaaaataagtatttgaacccctagcaaaacatgacttagtacttggtggaataacccttgttggcaagcacagacgccAGACTTTTCTTGTATGCAATAATATGCAGGAATTTCTATGCATGACTTATTTATAATATAAGAACTATCAACAACATTGACTATCTGAAAGGACTGGACAAATGTCTTCCTTCAGCTAGCTTAAGACAACAAGGGCCAAATCATCTTTTCATCCTTTATTGTTCTGTTGATTACCGTTCTTCCATCATCTATAAATGCTATTAATGATTCCATCTGTTCCAGGCTCTTGCTGTGAGTGATCACTTCCCCCTGGGCTTCACCATGAACTCTGAGCGACGCAGAAGCAGAGGCCGGCGGGGTTAACGCATAAGTGAAGGTTTAGAGCTGGCCGATGGGGTTAACTCATAAGTGAAGGTTTAGAGCTGGAAGACCCCCTGCTTTGCCATAAATGAATGTTTAAGACTTTACGTGATCAGGGTCAGTGGAGTAAATGGCAGACAAACCTTTATGTGCTTTGGATGATTGCATTTGCTCTGGGAAAGGGCATGTGGTTATGCTGGTTAATCATCTAAGTACAAAGTACAGCATTTCCATTTCAGAGACCATGTCATTTGAACCTGTTTCCATCATACTGATACCAGTGTGTTTCCAAGTGTTCTACTAGATCTCAGAACGCCTTAACAATATTACTGTACTTTGAATTAGTcaagaaacaaaacagacaatatGACAGATAATTGTAAATAGTCATTAGACTAAGAATGTAAATACCAGCAACTTcagtacagaaaaaaaacacttcctcTGTTTAAATATTTGTATGCAAACAAGTGTGATTGAGAAATGTCACCACGTGATGATTATCCCAGTTCATCCGTTGCAGTTGGGACATTAAAGATTCCATTCCTGGCATAGAAAGTGCTCCTTACAATCCCTGACCTCCCATTAGCTGGTGatctgtatgttttttcatAGTCGCCTGGGGAAACATTAACACAACTATCATTGCCTCACATTTTCATCCACTTTAATATACCGCTTTAGCAACAAACATTCATGTAAAAATATTTTTGCAATGAATAAGAAATAAAGATTTTTGGCATCAATTAACAAGTCCATTTTATAAATAGTTTTGGTTGCACTGAGGTTGCCACTCATCTGTTGTCACATGGTTAGCCATAAAATGACGTGAATAATGTGAAAATAACACACTGCATCCAATCTgaaaaccatcatcatcatcagtatgAAACATTTGAAAGATTCCCATTCTTTACCAAGTCTCCAGCCGCACTCCCAGGAGGACAGTATGGGGTGGTCAAACTTCTCGTCTGGACCCTTCAGCACACGGTGCCGCAGGTACAAGTGTCGGCCCTTTCCCTCTTTGGAGAAGCCCTGGTATAGTGCGTCCCTGGTTTCAGGTGTGACCGGTCGCATCAGCGGGGCCGTGCTGAGGTTGTGCGCCCCTTGAGGGGAGGGCTCCCGCTTCCTCTCGGGCAGGTTGAACACCGGAGGCAGGATGGATTTGGGGACGGGCAGTTTAGGGAGGGCCTGAGCCTTGGCCTGGTGAGAAGTGAAACTCCTGGGATAGTCCTTGCTGTATTTCATCTTCCAGGCCAGCCTGGCGTACGCCTCCTTCTTTATCAGTTCACGATAACAGTTCTGGTTCTGGGTGGTGAGGAGGCTTCTCATCTTCAGGCTGGACACAGATGTCTTGCTTCGGGTCCCGTTTGTTATTTGTTCTGCAGAGTTTCTGTTTCTGGAcactcttcctgtctctttgtctttatctcctttttttttctctgtcttgctctttatctatctccctcttctctgtttcatctgtcagtgtgtgtgcacctctctTCGTCTTGCTCTTTATCTATCTCCCTGTTCTCTGTttcatctgtcagtgtgtgtgcacctctctTCGTCTTGCTCtttatctatctccctcttctctgtttcatctgtcagtggtgtgtgtgcacctctctGTGCCTCGCCCAAGAGGGTAAGAGGAGCACGGACACAGAAACCCAAGAGCAGTGCCTTCCCCATGGTAACCCAATCACAAACCAGGACACGGCTCTCTACAAAatggggagaggaaggaagagagtcTCATAggccccctcccttcccttcctcccaaCCCTCATACTGCTGACAGAACAAAAGAGTTCCACACTGCGGCAGAGCAGCCGAAGTTTTCTACTTCCACTGCGGCAAAACTTGGAGGAACCGACACATTTTTAGAAAGGAATTGGCCACCTCCAAGTTCCTCTGTACAAACAGAACTGAACTCTTTTTATTGTGAAGGCATCAAATTAAAAACCCCATAAAATACCCATTGTGTCAGCAATGTGCAGAGTCCCACTGGGACAAGATGATCTTGCAGCTGCCCTATTTGTCCAGATAGTGGCAGTGAAGTGCCTTTCCATACACGCTTTAAAACAGTTCTTGAGATGAGGAATTCCCTGTCCTTTAAGAGTACTCTTATCTCTCTGAGAACAATGGTGTCAGCATTTCAGATACACTAATCAAAATGGCTGGGGGAAGTTAAACTGGCAGACATTGAAGTTCAGTTTTAAAATGTAGTGTTAACCATTGCAACTTAAGTCATTTAGACACTTATTATTGTTGCCTTGCAATattgtatacatacacatttctaTCAGTATTTGTACTCCCTACTGTAGGTATCAATCCCATCAGCTTGGTGTTGTAAGCACTTGATTTTCCAGTgttctaccagttgagctatAGGATCATAGGGGAAGCATCCATGCTGCTGGctatgttgctgctgctgcttaaaCTGCCTTTTCAGACCAACAAAGATAATTCAATCCAAATTTGTTTGTGTAACTTTAAAGAGGACTGACAAGCCAATATAACCAGGCAAAGGAACAACTTTCACCAATTGGTTTGAGTTTCATCTCACTGGACTCCTGAACATCTTGGAA encodes the following:
- the LOC105904080 gene encoding deoxyribonuclease gamma isoform X1, producing the protein MRMFPALNLLLLSLSYGATLKICSFNVQSFGGSKISKPEVMDVIIQCIARCDIMLIMEIKDGRELAFPQLMTELNSRYSSRRNEYDFVISDRLGRKSYKEQYAFIYRKRLVSVKDVYQYPDSQCGDEDVFAREPFTVWFSSPRTEVKDFVIIPIHTAPEDAVREIDELFDVFKDVQQRWTSENFIIMGDFNAACGYVPKREWSNIRLRSDSCFLWLTGDGLDTTVKQSTNCAYDRVVLHGERMIQAIKPSSVEVFDFKTEYGLTEQEALAVSDHFPLGFTMNSERRRSRGRRG
- the LOC105904080 gene encoding deoxyribonuclease gamma isoform X2, giving the protein MRMFPALNLLLLSLSYGATLKICSFNVQSFGGSKISKPEVMDVIIQCIARCDIMLIMEIKDGRELAFPQLMTELNSRYSSRRNEYDFVISDRLGRKSYKEQYAFIYRKRLVSVKDVYQYPDSQCGDEDVFAREPFTVWFSSPRTEVKDFVIIPIHTAPEDAVREIDELFDVFKDVQQRWTSENFIIMGDFNAACGYVPKREWSNIRLRSDSCFLWLTGDGLDTTVKQSTNCAYDRVVLHGERMIQAIKPSSVEVFDFKTEYGLTEQEVGVFY
- the LOC116220599 gene encoding protein ATP6V1FNB — its product is MRSLLTTQNQNCYRELIKKEAYARLAWKMKYSKDYPRSFTSHQAKAQALPKLPVPKSILPPVFNLPERKREPSPQGAHNLSTAPLMRPVTPETRDALYQGFSKEGKGRHLYLRHRVLKGPDEKFDHPILSSWECGWRLGDYEKTYRSPANGRSGIVRSTFYARNGIFNVPTATDELG